The following proteins are encoded in a genomic region of Phycisphaerales bacterium AB-hyl4:
- a CDS encoding HDOD domain-containing protein, which yields MVATQPSKPRRIELILRQIDSLPTLPAIATRLLSLTADDDSHAREVIELVAADPALTSKVLSLCRSAAHNVNEEVLTVERAVVLLGFNAIRNAVLSVKVFEMFAEGQAAAGSGQATAERMNGTAAADARSTQAEASQFNRVAFWQHSLAVGVTAELLAAGDAELKADEAFVCGLLHDIGKLAMDHVLPKSFSRVVELAELNQGNIAEYERRIVGIDHHTAGKRLAQQWNLPHRLMDCIWLHGSSYQALPRLPHCRLIGLIALADLIARRAHLGYSGNFNVNQDVDELAGLVGLSPAKVRDVSARVFDAVEERSRVLGLDETPSRELFQASIQRANEALGRMNHVLELRSRTAQSQGRVLEAITGFHGMAAPGRSVQDVQDAVATSARQVFGPGFYALLYPGDPETGSRASWLISQYGAGGGPARSQCVEAPPYAPDIGQLDVQQSVGLNLMGLLPWIADFLVEAEDIRKVKLMPLSCGWGTAAVLLHDRETMPAWSQLAALSSTWGSAIAAAAQHDGSRRMGEELAEANSALAEVQDRLLRQESMARLGEMAAGAAHEMNNPLAIISGRSQLLTMTLAPGTKQQQAAQTIFRESHRLSDLITAMHMLADPPTPQRQPTDLGAVLDAAIKKVRAQSGKADGGPAISLRLRQQLPVMHIDAEQIRLAMMELLFNAVQSNSKQLIDVVAQLEPGGQAVVVQVVDKGDGMDKRTLDHAMDPFFSAKPAGRRVGMGLPRAQQLVRGHGGQIELRSKVGEGTTATMSLPLGSVEG from the coding sequence ATGGTCGCCACGCAGCCGAGCAAACCGCGACGGATTGAGCTGATCCTGCGTCAGATTGATTCGCTGCCGACGTTGCCCGCCATTGCGACGCGGCTGTTGAGTCTGACGGCGGACGATGACAGTCATGCGCGGGAAGTCATCGAGCTGGTCGCGGCGGACCCGGCGCTGACGAGTAAGGTGTTGTCGCTTTGCCGAAGCGCGGCGCACAACGTGAACGAAGAAGTGCTCACCGTCGAACGAGCGGTGGTGCTGCTGGGGTTTAACGCGATCCGCAACGCGGTGCTGTCGGTGAAGGTCTTCGAGATGTTCGCCGAGGGGCAGGCGGCAGCGGGCAGCGGGCAAGCGACTGCCGAGCGAATGAACGGCACGGCGGCGGCCGACGCGCGATCGACGCAGGCAGAGGCTTCGCAGTTCAATCGGGTGGCGTTCTGGCAGCACAGCCTGGCGGTGGGTGTGACGGCGGAGCTGCTGGCGGCGGGCGATGCGGAGTTGAAGGCGGACGAGGCGTTTGTGTGCGGGCTGCTGCATGACATCGGCAAGTTGGCGATGGATCATGTGCTGCCTAAGAGCTTTAGCCGAGTGGTCGAACTGGCGGAGCTGAATCAGGGCAATATCGCGGAGTATGAACGGCGGATTGTCGGCATTGATCATCACACGGCAGGCAAACGGCTGGCGCAGCAGTGGAACCTGCCGCATCGGTTGATGGACTGCATCTGGCTGCACGGCTCGTCTTACCAGGCGCTGCCGCGCTTGCCGCATTGTCGGCTGATCGGGCTGATCGCGCTGGCGGACCTGATCGCGCGGCGGGCACACCTTGGCTACTCGGGCAACTTCAACGTCAATCAGGATGTGGACGAACTCGCGGGCTTGGTGGGGCTGTCGCCTGCGAAGGTGCGCGATGTGTCGGCCAGGGTGTTCGATGCGGTGGAAGAGCGCAGCCGAGTGCTCGGGCTGGACGAAACGCCGTCGCGAGAGCTGTTTCAGGCGTCGATTCAGCGGGCCAACGAAGCGCTGGGGCGGATGAACCATGTGCTGGAGCTTCGCTCGCGGACGGCGCAAAGCCAGGGGCGGGTGCTGGAGGCGATCACGGGGTTTCACGGCATGGCAGCGCCGGGTCGAAGCGTGCAGGATGTGCAGGACGCGGTGGCGACCTCGGCACGGCAGGTGTTCGGGCCTGGGTTTTATGCGCTGCTGTACCCCGGCGATCCGGAAACGGGGAGTCGGGCCTCGTGGCTGATCTCGCAGTATGGCGCGGGTGGCGGGCCGGCGCGGTCGCAGTGCGTGGAAGCGCCGCCTTACGCGCCGGACATCGGGCAACTGGATGTGCAGCAGTCGGTGGGCCTGAACCTGATGGGGCTGCTGCCCTGGATCGCGGACTTTCTCGTCGAGGCGGAAGACATTCGCAAGGTGAAGCTCATGCCGCTGAGCTGTGGCTGGGGCACGGCGGCGGTGCTGCTGCACGATCGCGAGACGATGCCGGCGTGGTCGCAGCTGGCGGCGCTGTCGAGCACGTGGGGCTCGGCGATCGCGGCGGCGGCGCAGCACGACGGCTCGCGGCGGATGGGCGAAGAACTGGCGGAAGCGAACAGCGCGCTGGCGGAGGTGCAGGATCGGCTGCTGCGGCAGGAGTCGATGGCCCGGCTGGGCGAGATGGCGGCGGGCGCGGCGCATGAGATGAACAACCCGCTGGCGATCATCAGCGGGCGCAGCCAGTTGCTGACGATGACGCTTGCGCCGGGCACGAAGCAGCAGCAGGCGGCGCAGACGATTTTCCGCGAGTCGCATCGACTAAGCGATTTGATCACGGCGATGCACATGCTGGCGGACCCGCCGACGCCGCAGCGTCAGCCGACGGATCTCGGGGCGGTGCTGGACGCGGCGATCAAGAAGGTGCGGGCCCAGTCGGGCAAGGCGGACGGCGGGCCGGCGATCTCGCTGCGGCTGCGGCAGCAGTTGCCGGTGATGCACATCGACGCGGAGCAGATTCGCCTGGCGATGATGGAGCTTCTGTTTAATGCGGTGCAGTCGAACTCGAAGCAGTTGATTGACGTGGTCGCCCAGCTTGAGCCGGGCGGGCAGGCGGTGGTGGTGCAGGTGGTGGACAAGGGGGACGGGATGGACAAGCGGACGCTGGATCATGCGATGGACCCGTTTTTCAGCGCGAAACCGGCGGGTCGGCGGGTGGGCATGGGGTTGCCACGGGCGCAGCAGCTGGTGCGCGGGCATGGGGGGCAGATCGAGCTTCGCAGCAAGGTGGGGGAAGGGACGACGGCGACGATGTCGCTGCCGTTGGGGAGCGTGGAGGGGTGA
- a CDS encoding response regulator translates to MNSSIEELATKQVFTTGEAAEICKVSQQTIIRCFDSGRLKGFRVPGSRFRRIPREELIRFMRQNEIPVDLLQKGKRKLLVVDDDEQIQELFVDVLSRDDRFEIKTAGTGYDAGILTEQFKPDLIVLDYMLPDINGNVVCKRIRDTVEMRHTKIIIVSGVVNQDEIDDLLKAGADEFVKKPFNVEKLQQRIYALLEL, encoded by the coding sequence ATGAACAGCAGCATTGAAGAACTGGCGACCAAACAGGTATTCACCACCGGCGAGGCGGCGGAGATCTGCAAAGTCTCACAGCAAACGATCATCCGCTGCTTCGACAGCGGTCGGCTGAAGGGGTTCCGCGTGCCGGGCAGCCGGTTTCGGCGGATACCGCGTGAAGAGTTGATTCGCTTCATGCGGCAGAACGAGATCCCCGTCGATCTGCTGCAGAAAGGCAAGCGGAAGCTGCTGGTCGTGGATGACGACGAGCAGATTCAGGAGTTGTTCGTGGACGTGCTTAGCCGTGACGATCGCTTTGAGATCAAGACGGCGGGGACGGGGTACGACGCGGGGATACTGACCGAGCAGTTCAAGCCGGACCTGATCGTGCTGGACTACATGCTGCCGGACATCAATGGGAACGTGGTGTGCAAGCGTATCCGCGACACGGTGGAGATGCGTCACACGAAGATCATCATTGTGTCAGGCGTGGTGAACCAGGATGAGATTGACGACTTGCTCAAGGCCGGCGCGGACGAGTTCGTGAAGAAGCCTTTCAACGTTGAGAAGTTGCAGCAGCGGATTTATGCGTTGCTGGAGTTGTGA
- the dacB gene encoding D-alanyl-D-alanine carboxypeptidase/D-alanyl-D-alanine-endopeptidase, with product MIVRRVGAVAPLVMCVLLCLSVVTPAAAVENQLQEMIRSANLRGTKVSAMVVDLDRGHVLAAINADEPMIPASNMKLLTTATALDVLGTDFVFRTKLAKLTPEDGGRPSLVVLGDGDPAFGDPVLLGRHDPPLVVEDLLAQWVNAVVATGQTHFESLLLDDRALDREFHHASWPEEQLINRWCAQVAGVNFHQNVIDVQATPNSRSGASPRVEIFPPAPFLQTRNRARTGDSDAFWISRSPGTNNYTFHGTVQARPYTAVQVTVHDPPMFFGQVLQAQLKAKGITVDRVERVADDVIMGPTEPLHVVQTSLPLVLIRVNQNSQNMFAEALLKRMGRAMTGEPGSWDNGAAAMRFALRQRLGTSGARVTIADGSGMSRDNRVTARLLVDLLHSMHNDDDKTKAELFRVSLARAGDTGTLRRRMRDLDAEVYAKTGYIRGVSGLSGYIHLPEEHGDGRTIAFSFLFNGFAPPLHNHHMRTLQDEMIEAIKQRVKSQSQLGG from the coding sequence ATGATCGTACGACGCGTGGGCGCGGTAGCGCCGTTGGTGATGTGTGTGCTGCTTTGCCTGTCGGTGGTGACGCCTGCGGCGGCGGTGGAGAATCAGCTTCAGGAGATGATCCGCTCGGCCAACCTTCGCGGTACGAAGGTGTCGGCGATGGTCGTGGACCTGGACCGGGGGCATGTGCTGGCGGCGATCAACGCGGACGAGCCGATGATCCCGGCAAGTAATATGAAGCTGCTTACGACGGCGACGGCGCTGGACGTGCTCGGGACGGACTTCGTGTTCCGCACGAAGCTGGCGAAGCTGACGCCGGAGGACGGCGGTCGGCCGAGCCTGGTGGTGTTGGGCGATGGCGACCCGGCGTTTGGCGATCCGGTGCTGCTGGGTCGGCATGACCCGCCGTTGGTGGTGGAAGACCTGCTTGCGCAGTGGGTGAACGCGGTGGTGGCGACGGGGCAGACGCATTTCGAGTCGCTGCTGCTGGACGACCGGGCGTTGGACCGGGAGTTTCATCATGCGAGTTGGCCTGAGGAGCAGTTGATCAACCGTTGGTGTGCACAGGTGGCGGGGGTGAATTTTCATCAGAATGTGATTGATGTGCAGGCGACGCCGAACTCGCGTTCGGGAGCTTCGCCGCGGGTGGAGATTTTTCCGCCGGCGCCGTTTCTTCAGACGCGCAACCGGGCGCGGACGGGCGACAGCGATGCGTTCTGGATCAGCCGATCGCCGGGCACGAACAACTACACGTTTCACGGGACGGTGCAGGCTCGGCCTTACACGGCGGTGCAGGTGACGGTGCACGATCCGCCGATGTTTTTCGGGCAAGTGCTCCAGGCCCAGTTGAAGGCCAAGGGCATCACGGTCGACCGGGTGGAGCGCGTGGCGGACGATGTGATCATGGGGCCGACCGAGCCGTTGCATGTCGTGCAGACCTCGCTGCCTTTGGTGTTGATCCGGGTGAACCAGAATTCGCAGAACATGTTCGCCGAGGCGTTGCTCAAGCGGATGGGCAGAGCGATGACCGGCGAGCCGGGCAGTTGGGACAACGGCGCTGCGGCGATGCGTTTCGCGCTGCGTCAACGGCTGGGCACGTCGGGCGCTCGCGTGACGATCGCCGACGGCAGCGGGATGAGCCGTGACAATCGCGTCACCGCTCGGCTGCTGGTCGACCTGTTGCATTCGATGCACAACGATGACGATAAGACGAAGGCGGAGCTGTTTCGGGTGAGCCTCGCGCGGGCGGGCGACACGGGCACGCTTCGCAGGCGGATGCGCGACCTCGACGCGGAGGTGTATGCGAAGACCGGCTACATTCGCGGCGTGTCCGGGCTGTCGGGCTACATTCATTTGCCGGAAGAGCACGGCGACGGCCGAACGATCGCGTTCAGCTTCCTGTTCAACGGCTTCGCCCCGCCGCTGCACAACCACCACATGCGAACGCTTCAGGATGAGATGATCGAAGCGATCAAGCAGCGCGTGAAGTCACAATCGCAACTGGGCGGGTAG
- a CDS encoding RNA polymerase sigma factor, with protein MNEPTAEHAFPDTQRERDQQLALAAQAGDRDAFASLVRYYEPRLRRFLRPHVGRRSHDVDDLVQEAFLRAWRNLARYDERWAFSTWLFTIATRLVIDRRRRRDPVDWPAAWEQATAAHATTTAADDGPLHRLIDHEQSQRLWHKAAQLLTREPFTMLWLFYAEQLSVAEVAHAVGRTRTNVKVQLHRARQRLKQGLADPSVHHAPTAAAKSNGRPHSGDHPCLHPAPIV; from the coding sequence GACCGCCGAGCACGCCTTCCCCGACACGCAGCGCGAGCGCGACCAGCAGCTCGCGCTCGCCGCGCAGGCAGGCGACCGTGACGCGTTCGCATCGCTGGTCCGTTACTACGAACCCCGCCTTCGTCGATTCCTTCGGCCGCACGTCGGCAGGCGATCGCACGACGTCGACGACCTCGTGCAGGAAGCATTCCTCCGCGCCTGGCGAAACCTCGCCCGCTACGACGAACGCTGGGCCTTCAGCACCTGGCTGTTCACCATCGCCACCCGCCTCGTCATCGACCGCCGTCGCCGTCGCGATCCCGTCGACTGGCCCGCCGCGTGGGAGCAGGCAACCGCCGCCCACGCCACCACCACCGCCGCCGACGACGGCCCGCTGCATCGGCTCATCGATCACGAGCAAAGCCAGCGCCTCTGGCACAAGGCCGCCCAACTGCTCACCCGCGAGCCGTTCACCATGCTCTGGCTCTTTTACGCCGAGCAGCTTTCCGTCGCCGAGGTCGCCCACGCCGTCGGCCGAACCAGGACCAACGTCAAAGTCCAACTCCACCGCGCCCGCCAACGGCTCAAGCAAGGCCTCGCCGACCCATCCGTCCACCACGCCCCAACCGCCGCCGCGAAAAGCAACGGCCGACCGCATTCAGGAGACCACCCATGCCTGCACCCCGCCCCGATCGTCTAA
- a CDS encoding type II secretion system protein, whose amino-acid sequence MPRSSKHAFALIELLVVISIITLLVGLMLPVLSQVRSAGQRIACLSNLRQVGIGFEAYRIDFNNRMPAVQAMPVLPDEPSLMDVMEGYLDAAKIWQCPADDSSFAENGTSYEYFMGYYLIFTQGSADYNDLLRELHAIESIMPVLTDADGWHPNGPGGTSANALFLDGRADWFHVTGDD is encoded by the coding sequence ATGCCTCGATCATCCAAGCACGCCTTCGCTCTGATCGAGCTGCTCGTGGTGATCAGCATCATTACGCTGCTCGTCGGCCTCATGCTCCCCGTGCTCAGCCAGGTGCGGTCCGCCGGCCAGCGCATCGCCTGCCTCTCCAACCTTCGGCAAGTCGGCATCGGCTTCGAGGCCTACCGCATCGACTTCAACAACCGCATGCCCGCTGTGCAGGCCATGCCCGTCCTCCCCGACGAACCCTCGCTCATGGACGTCATGGAAGGCTACCTCGACGCCGCGAAGATCTGGCAATGCCCCGCCGACGACTCCAGCTTCGCCGAGAACGGCACCAGCTACGAATACTTCATGGGCTACTACCTCATCTTCACCCAGGGTTCCGCCGACTACAACGACCTGCTCCGCGAACTGCACGCCATCGAGTCGATCATGCCCGTCCTCACCGACGCCGACGGCTGGCATCCCAACGGCCCCGGCGGTACGAGCGCCAACGCGCTGTTCCTCGACGGCCGGGCCGACTGGTTCCACGTCACCGGCGATGACTGA
- the pyk gene encoding pyruvate kinase, producing the protein MPASFVLTKIIATVGPACADVTSLARLIEEGAHVFRINFSHGSFDDFHKALTNIREASRQTETPIGILGDLSGPKIRVKPVRENVIHLVTGDCLEFVDHGDETYRDENTDHIIVPTTYSPLVNEVHPGHRVLIDDGAIRTLATERITVDGKPRLVCRVIQPGPLSSKKGVNLPDSDISAPSLTEWDDQCVDWAIAHGVDYLALSFVRKADDIKLLKDQLRSKGRDNRALRSHTRLPIIAKIETPQAVRELNGILEECDGVMVARGDLGVEMDLAEVPVVQKRIISEAHHHGKPVIVATQMLQSMIEAAAPTRAEVSDAANAILDGADALMLSGETAVGKHGDQAVAVLRKVAAVTEQYDAPNHRAAAARPPKLSQASRYRTAALAHGVSVIVKDLDARFVVTWSELGGGARYLSQNRMTVPIIAVSSNEVALRQMCLMFGVTPVWMPRPEDSNVFVRQIDELLLNNKWSEQGQPVVIAKGEPIGTPGVTNKIRIHYVGDVCRLTWHAKEGE; encoded by the coding sequence GTGCCAGCCAGCTTTGTCCTGACCAAGATCATCGCCACAGTCGGCCCCGCCTGTGCCGACGTGACCAGCCTCGCGCGCCTCATCGAAGAAGGCGCGCACGTCTTTCGCATTAACTTCTCGCACGGCAGCTTCGACGACTTCCACAAAGCGCTGACCAACATCCGCGAAGCCTCCAGGCAAACCGAAACGCCCATCGGCATCCTCGGCGACCTCTCCGGCCCCAAGATCCGCGTCAAACCCGTCCGCGAAAACGTCATCCACCTCGTCACCGGCGACTGCCTCGAATTCGTCGATCACGGCGATGAAACCTACCGCGACGAAAATACCGACCACATCATCGTCCCCACCACCTACAGCCCGCTGGTCAACGAAGTCCACCCCGGCCACCGCGTGCTCATCGACGACGGCGCGATCCGCACCCTCGCCACCGAACGCATCACCGTCGACGGCAAGCCCCGCCTCGTCTGTCGCGTCATTCAGCCAGGCCCGCTCAGCAGCAAAAAAGGCGTCAACCTCCCCGACTCCGACATCTCCGCGCCCTCGCTCACCGAGTGGGATGATCAATGCGTCGACTGGGCCATCGCCCACGGCGTCGACTACCTCGCCCTCTCGTTCGTCCGCAAAGCCGACGACATCAAACTGCTGAAAGACCAGCTGCGCAGCAAGGGCCGTGACAACCGCGCCCTCCGCAGCCACACCCGCCTGCCCATCATCGCGAAAATCGAAACCCCCCAGGCCGTCCGCGAACTGAACGGCATCCTCGAAGAATGCGACGGCGTCATGGTCGCCCGCGGCGACCTGGGCGTCGAGATGGACCTCGCCGAGGTCCCCGTCGTGCAAAAGCGAATCATCAGCGAGGCCCACCATCACGGTAAACCCGTCATCGTCGCCACGCAGATGCTTCAGAGCATGATCGAAGCCGCCGCGCCCACCCGCGCCGAAGTCTCCGACGCCGCCAACGCCATCCTCGACGGCGCCGACGCGCTCATGCTCTCCGGCGAGACCGCCGTGGGCAAGCACGGCGACCAGGCCGTCGCCGTCCTGCGAAAAGTCGCCGCTGTCACCGAACAATACGACGCCCCCAACCACCGCGCCGCCGCCGCCCGACCGCCCAAGCTCTCGCAAGCATCACGCTACCGCACGGCAGCGCTCGCGCATGGCGTTTCCGTCATCGTCAAAGACCTCGACGCTCGCTTCGTCGTCACCTGGTCCGAGTTGGGTGGGGGGGCACGTTATCTTTCGCAGAACCGCATGACCGTGCCCATCATCGCGGTCAGTTCCAACGAAGTCGCGCTCCGCCAGATGTGTCTCATGTTCGGCGTCACCCCCGTCTGGATGCCTCGCCCGGAAGACTCGAACGTCTTCGTCCGCCAGATCGACGAACTGCTGCTGAACAACAAATGGTCCGAGCAGGGCCAGCCCGTCGTCATCGCCAAGGGCGAACCCATCGGCACGCCCGGCGTCACCAACAAAATCCGCATCCACTACGTCGGCGACGTCTGCCGACTCACCTGGCATGCCAAAGAAGGTGAGTGA